A genomic stretch from Borrelia puertoricensis includes:
- a CDS encoding apolipoprotein A1/A4/E family protein: MSVEVKERVNDEDIAKSAVRPERVKKGYHSVTFDGHIISYYVLEEKFDIFQDRMLDNFHYLDDKINIFRNELNEKIETVKNDLNERIDGVETRLNEKIDNVETRLNEKIDNVETRLNEKIDSVETRLNEKIDKLDTRIDKLDEKIEVVKTDLVQINSRLTLIESKLGFKGQLVSSLTVVAALAASYFVAQLFVSLGKYLGIS, encoded by the coding sequence ATGAGTGTTGAAGTAAAAGAACGAGTAAATGATGAAGATATAGCTAAGAGCGCAGTTAGACCGGAGAGAGTTAAGAAGGGTTATCATAGTGTGACATTTGATGGTCATATTATTAGTTATTATGTTCTTGAAGAAAAGTTTGATATTTTTCAAGATAGGATGTTGGATAATTTTCATTATTTAGATGACAAGATCAATATATTTAGGAATGAGTTAAATGAAAAGATAGAAACTGTTAAGAATGATTTAAATGAAAGGATAGATGGGGTAGAGACTAGACTAAATGAAAAGATAGATAATGTAGAGACTAGACTAAATGAAAAGATAGATAATGTAGAGACTAGACTAAATGAAAAGATAGATAGTGTAGAGACCAGACTAAATGAAAAGATAGATAAACTTGATACTAGGATAGATAAACTTGATGAAAAGATAGAGGTTGTTAAAACTGATTTAGTACAAATTAATTCTCGATTGACTTTGATTGAGAGCAAGTTAGGATTTAAGGGTCAGTTAGTTTCATCTTTAACAGTTGTTGCTGCACTTGCTGCGTCATATTTTGTAGCACAGTTATTTGTGTCTTTAGGAAAATATTTAGGAATTTCTTAG